In Chitinophaga nivalis, a single genomic region encodes these proteins:
- the trhO gene encoding oxygen-dependent tRNA uridine(34) hydroxylase TrhO, producing MALHNRVSAAELKKRLALETIKRVTISFYQYAKIEDPQAFRDELYETLFKLDAFGRIYVAHEGINAQISVPEHHFETFKTKLYEVPFLNGIRLNIAVDDDGKSFFVLKIKVRDKIVADGIDDPTFDMANKGRYVDARAFNELSADPETVIVDMRNHYEFEVGHFEGAIEVPSDTFRDQLPMAVDMLADKKDKNIIMYCTGGIRCEKASAYMLHHGFKNVFHLEGGIIEYTNKAREQELPIKFKGKNFVFDDRLGERITDEIISECHQCGAPCDTHTNCVNDGCHLLFIQCAACAEKYNGCCSEACQTVHALPEEEQAALRKGVEKGLMFNKSRRRRKTAE from the coding sequence ATGGCATTACACAACAGAGTATCTGCCGCCGAACTGAAAAAACGGCTGGCATTGGAAACAATTAAGCGCGTTACTATCTCCTTCTACCAGTACGCGAAAATCGAAGATCCCCAGGCTTTCCGGGATGAACTTTACGAAACCCTTTTCAAACTCGACGCATTCGGACGTATCTACGTAGCCCACGAAGGGATCAACGCGCAGATAAGCGTACCGGAACATCATTTTGAAACATTCAAAACGAAACTCTATGAAGTACCGTTCCTGAATGGTATCCGGCTGAATATTGCGGTGGATGATGATGGCAAATCGTTTTTTGTACTCAAGATTAAAGTGAGAGACAAAATTGTGGCAGACGGTATTGACGATCCTACATTTGATATGGCCAACAAAGGCCGTTATGTAGATGCCCGTGCCTTTAATGAACTATCTGCTGATCCGGAAACCGTGATCGTGGATATGCGCAACCACTATGAGTTTGAAGTAGGCCATTTTGAAGGCGCCATTGAAGTGCCGTCCGATACCTTCCGCGATCAGTTGCCCATGGCAGTGGATATGCTGGCAGACAAAAAAGACAAGAATATCATCATGTACTGCACCGGTGGTATCCGCTGTGAGAAGGCATCTGCGTACATGTTGCACCATGGCTTCAAGAATGTTTTTCACCTGGAAGGCGGTATCATCGAATACACCAACAAAGCCAGGGAACAAGAGCTGCCGATTAAATTCAAAGGCAAAAATTTCGTGTTCGACGACAGGCTGGGAGAGCGTATTACAGACGAAATCATCAGCGAATGTCACCAATGTGGTGCGCCCTGTGATACCCATACCAACTGTGTCAATGACGGTTGCCACCTGTTGTTTATCCAGTGTGCTGCCTGCGCAGAGAAATACAATGGCTGCTGCAGTGAGGCCTGCCAGACCGTGCATGCATTGCCGGAAGAAGAACAGGCTGCCTTACGTAAAGGGGTAGAAAAAGGACTGATGTTCAACAAATCCAGACGAAGAAGAAAAACAGCGGAATAG
- a CDS encoding efflux RND transporter permease subunit — translation MNKFIRNIVAFSLRNKLFVFISVVTLVIAGVFSFLHTPIEAFPDVTNTQIVIVTKWNGRSAQEVERFVTLPIEVSMNAVQKKTSVRSVTMFGLSVVKIIFDDDVEDFFARQQVNNMLANIGLPDGASPEVQPPYGPTGEIFRYYLKSPKRDSRELLTWQNWVIDRQLRSVPGIADVVAFGGQEKIYEISADPVRLAKYDITPLELYQAVTKSNVNVGGDVIEKNGQAYVVRGIGLLNSISDIQNIIIQNINGVPLLVKDLAHVHEASAPRVGQVGLDKNDDLVEGIVVMRKGENPTEVLHRLKDKLKELNETVLPEDITMETFYDRDNLMEFCTHTVMHNLVEGIIFVTVIVFIFMADWRTTVIVSIIIPLALLFAFMCLRLKGMSANLLSMGAIDFGIIIDGAVVMVEGVFVMLDHKATKYGMARFNKMAKLGWIKQTGGELAKAIFFSKLIIIISLIPIFSFQKVEGKMFSPLAWTLGFALLGALLFTLTLVPVLCSILLHKNVKEKHNVVVIFFDRIVTRGFNWTYRNKRLSLVLALSFMVLTFFSARFLGTEFLPQLNEGSLWVTTELPMSMSLTESTRMAHLIRSDLGNFPEVKKVLSQVGRSNDGTDPNGFYFVQYQVDLAPKAEWKRAITQDELIAQMEQRLKKYPGIILNFSQPISDNVSEAVAGFKAANGVKIFGSDLVKLEALSQQVMAQLKTVPGIKDLGVIRNIGQPEMSINLDDNKMAQYGVSTGDAQAVIEMAIGGKTATQLYEGEKKFDIRIRYDENYRKTEEDLANLMVPSINNNKVPLKEIADIKTITGPAFIYRDSNKRFIGIKFSVRDRDLGSTIAEAQARINKVIKLPKGYSIGWTGEFENQVRATQRLGQVVPISIVAIFMILFIMLGNVKDAGLVLMNVPFALIGGILALHVTHMNFGISAGVGFIALFGICIQNGVILISVFHKNLQARLSLNESIRLGVQSRIRPVVMTALMAAIGLVPAALSHGIGSETQKPLAIVVIGGLITATVLTLLVFPIIFYGAYKNRKEALV, via the coding sequence ATGAATAAATTCATCAGAAATATTGTAGCATTTTCTCTCAGGAACAAACTGTTTGTTTTTATCAGTGTGGTCACACTGGTGATAGCAGGTGTTTTTTCCTTTTTGCACACACCTATTGAGGCCTTCCCCGATGTCACCAATACACAGATTGTGATTGTGACCAAATGGAATGGCCGCAGCGCCCAGGAAGTGGAACGCTTTGTAACACTTCCTATAGAAGTATCAATGAATGCCGTGCAGAAAAAAACCAGCGTACGTTCTGTTACGATGTTCGGTTTATCTGTGGTGAAAATAATTTTTGACGATGATGTGGAAGATTTTTTCGCCCGGCAACAGGTCAATAATATGCTGGCCAATATTGGATTGCCGGACGGCGCATCGCCCGAAGTACAGCCCCCCTACGGCCCTACCGGAGAAATCTTCCGGTACTACCTGAAAAGCCCCAAACGGGATTCCCGGGAGTTACTTACCTGGCAAAACTGGGTGATAGACCGGCAGCTCCGCAGTGTGCCCGGCATCGCAGATGTGGTAGCCTTTGGCGGACAGGAAAAAATATACGAGATCTCTGCCGATCCCGTACGCCTCGCCAAATATGATATTACGCCGCTGGAATTATACCAGGCCGTCACCAAGAGCAATGTGAATGTTGGTGGCGATGTGATTGAAAAAAACGGACAGGCATACGTTGTAAGAGGTATTGGCCTGCTGAACAGCATCTCCGATATACAGAACATCATTATCCAGAATATCAATGGGGTGCCTTTATTGGTAAAGGACCTCGCCCATGTACATGAAGCATCGGCTCCGCGTGTGGGACAGGTAGGTCTCGACAAAAACGATGACCTCGTGGAAGGCATCGTGGTAATGCGTAAGGGAGAGAATCCCACCGAAGTGCTGCATCGCCTGAAAGATAAACTGAAAGAGCTGAACGAAACGGTGCTGCCGGAAGACATCACCATGGAAACCTTCTATGACCGGGATAACCTCATGGAGTTTTGTACACACACCGTGATGCATAACCTCGTGGAAGGGATCATCTTTGTAACTGTGATCGTCTTTATCTTCATGGCCGACTGGCGTACCACGGTGATTGTATCCATTATCATTCCGCTGGCCCTCCTGTTTGCGTTTATGTGTCTCCGCCTGAAAGGGATGAGTGCCAACCTGCTGTCGATGGGGGCGATAGACTTCGGTATTATCATAGACGGCGCCGTTGTCATGGTGGAAGGCGTATTTGTTATGCTGGATCACAAGGCTACCAAATATGGGATGGCCCGCTTCAACAAAATGGCTAAACTGGGATGGATCAAACAAACCGGTGGAGAGCTGGCCAAAGCGATCTTCTTCTCCAAACTCATTATTATCATCTCCCTCATCCCTATCTTCTCTTTCCAGAAAGTAGAGGGTAAGATGTTTTCTCCGCTGGCCTGGACACTGGGTTTTGCCTTGCTGGGTGCTTTATTGTTTACCCTCACGCTGGTACCCGTATTGTGTTCTATCCTCCTCCATAAAAATGTAAAGGAGAAACACAACGTAGTGGTAATTTTCTTTGACCGCATAGTGACCAGGGGTTTTAACTGGACCTACCGGAACAAGCGTTTAAGCCTCGTGCTGGCACTTTCCTTTATGGTACTCACCTTCTTCTCGGCCCGGTTCCTGGGAACGGAATTCCTGCCGCAGCTGAATGAAGGCTCTCTTTGGGTAACCACCGAATTGCCAATGAGTATGTCGCTCACCGAAAGTACCCGCATGGCACACCTGATCCGTTCGGATCTGGGCAACTTCCCGGAAGTGAAAAAGGTATTATCGCAGGTGGGCCGTTCCAACGATGGTACCGACCCCAATGGCTTCTACTTTGTACAATACCAGGTAGACCTGGCGCCTAAAGCGGAATGGAAACGTGCTATCACGCAGGATGAACTGATTGCGCAAATGGAGCAACGCCTGAAGAAATACCCCGGTATTATCCTCAACTTCTCTCAGCCTATCAGCGACAACGTATCAGAAGCCGTAGCCGGCTTTAAAGCCGCCAATGGCGTGAAGATTTTTGGCAGCGACCTGGTTAAACTGGAAGCCTTATCGCAGCAGGTCATGGCGCAGCTGAAAACTGTACCCGGTATCAAAGATCTGGGGGTGATCCGTAACATCGGGCAACCGGAAATGAGCATTAACCTGGACGACAACAAGATGGCCCAGTATGGCGTTTCTACCGGTGATGCGCAAGCGGTGATTGAAATGGCCATTGGCGGTAAAACAGCTACCCAGCTGTATGAGGGGGAGAAGAAATTCGATATCCGTATCCGTTACGATGAGAATTACCGTAAAACCGAAGAAGACCTGGCCAACCTGATGGTGCCCAGCATCAATAACAACAAGGTACCGCTGAAGGAAATAGCAGATATTAAAACCATTACTGGTCCTGCTTTCATTTATCGCGACAGCAACAAAAGGTTTATCGGGATTAAGTTCTCCGTACGTGACCGCGACCTGGGCAGCACCATTGCGGAAGCACAGGCCAGGATCAACAAAGTGATCAAACTGCCGAAAGGCTACAGTATTGGCTGGACCGGTGAATTTGAAAACCAGGTGCGTGCGACCCAGCGACTGGGACAGGTAGTACCTATCAGTATTGTGGCCATCTTCATGATACTGTTTATCATGCTGGGGAATGTAAAGGATGCCGGCCTTGTACTGATGAATGTACCTTTCGCGTTAATTGGTGGTATCCTGGCATTACATGTGACCCATATGAACTTTGGTATTTCTGCCGGCGTAGGTTTCATTGCCTTGTTTGGTATCTGTATTCAAAACGGGGTGATATTGATTTCGGTATTCCATAAGAACCTGCAGGCGAGGCTAAGCTTGAACGAGTCGATCCGACTGGGCGTACAAAGCCGGATACGGCCTGTGGTGATGACAGCCCTCATGGCGGCTATTGGCCTGGTACCGGCAGCGCTGTCGCACGGCATTGGTTCTGAAACGCAGAAACCCCTGGCGATTGTGGTGATTGGTGGATTAATTACAGCAACTGTACTGACATTGCTGGTATTTCCCATCATTTTCTATGGCGCCTATAAAAACAGAAAAGAAGCATTGGTATAA
- a CDS encoding efflux RND transporter periplasmic adaptor subunit, with translation MKRPIIFLGFCLLAAIIWSGCKDTQAEEAEKSTFVLSDTMLKNIRIDTARMEPVLNELRLSGKVAPNGGKVLKVYPLVSGYVEDIKVQLGDYVQKGQVLAVIHSAEIADYEKQLAQARSDRNVADKNLKVAQDLYDSRLSTEKDVVNAKGEVQKSDAEINRLNDLFKIYRKGKGATYLVTAPISGYIIEKNINNSMEIRTDNSTNIFTISELDDVWVMANVFETDIARIKEGYEADVVTVSYPDQPFHGKIDKIYNFLDPATKTMQVRIRIDNKNMLLKPEMFATVYVTYQDNDEQIAVPSAAIIFDNSKNFVLVFKDKFNISVRQVEVAKTAGDITYISAGLKPEEKVISKNQLLIYDALKD, from the coding sequence ATGAAACGGCCTATTATATTCCTCGGCTTTTGTTTATTGGCGGCCATTATATGGAGTGGCTGCAAGGATACCCAGGCAGAAGAAGCCGAGAAAAGTACCTTCGTACTCAGTGATACTATGCTGAAAAATATCCGCATAGACACTGCCCGTATGGAACCGGTACTGAATGAATTGCGGCTTTCCGGTAAGGTAGCACCCAATGGTGGTAAGGTATTGAAAGTATATCCGCTGGTAAGTGGCTATGTGGAAGATATTAAAGTACAGCTGGGCGATTATGTACAGAAAGGACAGGTACTGGCCGTGATACACAGTGCGGAAATTGCCGACTATGAAAAACAACTGGCGCAGGCCAGGTCTGACCGCAATGTGGCAGACAAAAACCTGAAAGTAGCGCAGGACCTGTACGACAGCCGTCTGAGTACCGAAAAAGATGTGGTGAATGCCAAAGGAGAGGTACAAAAATCAGATGCAGAAATCAACCGGCTGAACGACCTCTTTAAAATATATCGCAAAGGAAAAGGCGCCACCTATCTTGTTACCGCACCTATCTCCGGCTATATCATCGAAAAAAACATCAACAACAGTATGGAAATCCGTACCGATAACAGTACGAATATCTTTACCATTTCTGAACTGGATGATGTATGGGTAATGGCCAATGTATTTGAAACAGATATCGCCCGCATCAAAGAAGGATACGAAGCAGACGTGGTAACAGTAAGCTACCCCGATCAGCCCTTCCACGGCAAGATCGACAAGATCTACAACTTCCTGGACCCTGCCACCAAAACCATGCAGGTAAGGATACGTATCGACAATAAAAACATGCTGCTGAAACCGGAGATGTTTGCCACGGTATACGTGACCTATCAGGATAATGACGAGCAGATAGCAGTGCCTTCTGCCGCCATCATTTTTGACAACAGTAAAAACTTTGTGCTGGTATTCAAGGATAAATTCAATATCAGCGTACGTCAGGTAGAAGTAGCCAAAACAGCGGGTGATATCACCTACATCTCTGCCGGATTGAAACCGGAAGAGAAAGTGATTTCAAAAAATCAGCTGCTCATTTACGACGCACTGAAAGACTAA
- a CDS encoding TolC family protein, protein MRTMRTLIMSGYVCCLGFMQPSQAQTVPRPVTLQAVEDSFLVKNYLLLAQRYQTDASKALIRQAKLWNNPSLSTVLGFRSMEKPRPFDIGRGGETQYTIDQLIQLAGKRNKNVQLAATAVKMNEATFDELVRTLRLQLRANFYNIYYLRRTEKVLKEQLGNLQTIVDAYITADKKGSVAHSDLIRLQALQVGIENDYADLKQQELDAQKNLQQLLHTQDFYDAILQPSDLASYTLDKIQLPQLLDSAAKYRPDVRIAAAQYQSAGLNYRLQQSMAVPDIHVGATYDKQGSYIPHFIGLTFGIDLPVWNRNQGNIRAAASQVNAVQQQLLQQQSVAQSEVLTAYQRIVALEKRYKGFDLHQFQGEFDTLIAEVARNFSKGNISLLQFIDYFNSYSDNAKNINKFLSNRVNAYEELNYATGQELFKL, encoded by the coding sequence ATGCGAACTATGCGTACACTGATTATGTCAGGATACGTTTGCTGTCTGGGCTTTATGCAACCTTCTCAGGCACAGACCGTACCCCGGCCGGTCACCTTACAGGCCGTTGAAGATTCCTTCCTGGTTAAGAATTATTTATTACTTGCACAACGCTATCAGACAGATGCCTCCAAAGCATTAATCCGGCAGGCGAAGCTATGGAATAACCCTTCCCTGAGTACCGTATTGGGATTCAGAAGTATGGAAAAGCCGAGACCATTTGATATCGGCCGTGGCGGGGAAACCCAGTATACCATTGATCAGCTGATACAGCTGGCCGGTAAAAGGAACAAAAATGTACAGCTGGCCGCAACAGCCGTGAAAATGAATGAAGCCACCTTTGATGAGCTGGTACGTACGCTGCGGTTGCAATTGCGGGCCAACTTCTATAATATCTACTATCTGCGGCGGACAGAAAAAGTATTGAAAGAACAATTGGGCAATCTGCAAACCATTGTAGACGCCTATATTACTGCGGATAAAAAAGGGAGTGTAGCCCACTCTGATCTGATCAGGTTGCAGGCATTGCAGGTAGGTATCGAAAATGATTATGCCGATCTGAAACAACAGGAACTGGATGCCCAGAAAAACCTGCAGCAACTGCTGCATACGCAGGATTTTTATGATGCCATATTACAGCCCAGCGATCTCGCCAGCTATACCCTCGATAAGATACAACTACCGCAGCTGCTGGATAGCGCCGCGAAATACCGGCCGGATGTAAGAATAGCCGCCGCCCAATACCAGAGCGCCGGACTCAATTACCGCCTGCAACAATCCATGGCCGTACCCGACATCCATGTTGGCGCTACCTATGACAAACAAGGTAGCTATATCCCTCATTTTATAGGCTTGACGTTCGGCATCGACCTGCCGGTGTGGAACCGCAACCAGGGTAACATCCGGGCTGCCGCCTCCCAGGTAAACGCCGTACAGCAGCAGCTCCTGCAACAACAATCTGTTGCCCAGTCGGAAGTACTGACCGCCTATCAGCGTATCGTAGCACTGGAAAAACGTTACAAAGGCTTCGACCTGCACCAGTTCCAGGGAGAATTTGATACCCTCATTGCAGAAGTAGCCAGAAATTTCAGTAAAGGCAACATCTCTCTCCTGCAGTTTATCGATTACTTCAACAGCTACAGCGACAACGCAAAAAATATCAATAAGTTTTTATCCAACCGGGTAAATGCCTACGAAGAACTCAACTATGCAACAGGACAAGAACTATTTAAACTTTAA
- a CDS encoding sensor histidine kinase, with translation MKIKYKIALYYTLSATFMLIAFAGLAYYFSAKSRKAEYLERLEYRARSIANVIIEDGHVKVDLLRKLDRTTFQDLYKETILVYNPSYDLLYSNLKDTTIRTHPSLLDYIKQNKLYSYDKGGGEVVGVYYTEGAVSVIVIVSSFDKYGFQNLQSLQQILLLELIIALFVLVGVGYFFARKMVQPIDRLVKQVDTINANNLQDTQVAVKGKDEIAKLGANFNTMLLRLSESFDLQKSFVSNASHELRTPLAAIISQLQVTLSKDRSKEEYHALLVSVLEDAENLSDLSNGLLQLAQSEMRQQEFTFSPVRMDELLMEMTNLIHLKNKVPGKVDIQFVKVPDNDSLVTCLGNENLLKVLFLNLTDNACKFSADNTAYIAIDFFTQYMTIQVKDNGIGIPPAEINKIFEPFYRGQNALQIRGHGLGLSICKKIVQLHRGHITVTPNTGGGTIFTVILPHI, from the coding sequence TTGAAGATAAAATATAAGATAGCACTTTATTACACCCTTTCTGCTACGTTCATGCTCATCGCATTTGCAGGACTGGCCTATTATTTCTCCGCCAAATCCCGCAAGGCAGAATACCTGGAACGCCTGGAGTACCGCGCACGTTCCATTGCCAATGTTATTATTGAAGACGGGCACGTAAAAGTAGATCTGCTGCGAAAGCTGGACCGGACTACCTTCCAGGATCTTTATAAAGAAACCATCCTGGTATACAATCCCTCCTACGATCTGCTGTACAGCAATCTGAAAGATACGACCATCCGCACCCACCCCAGCCTGCTGGATTATATCAAACAAAACAAACTATACAGCTACGATAAAGGCGGCGGTGAAGTAGTAGGTGTGTATTATACAGAAGGAGCAGTATCTGTTATCGTTATTGTATCTTCTTTTGATAAATACGGTTTTCAAAACCTGCAAAGCCTGCAGCAAATCCTGCTGCTGGAGCTGATTATCGCCCTGTTTGTATTGGTAGGTGTAGGTTATTTCTTTGCCCGTAAAATGGTGCAGCCTATTGACAGGCTGGTGAAACAGGTAGATACCATCAACGCCAATAACCTGCAGGATACCCAGGTAGCTGTAAAAGGGAAAGACGAAATTGCCAAGCTGGGAGCGAATTTCAACACGATGTTGCTACGTCTCAGTGAATCATTCGACCTGCAGAAAAGTTTCGTGAGCAATGCCTCACACGAATTAAGAACGCCGCTGGCAGCAATCATCAGCCAGCTGCAGGTAACCTTATCCAAAGACAGAAGCAAGGAAGAATATCATGCCCTGCTGGTATCGGTACTGGAAGATGCAGAGAACCTCTCCGACCTTTCCAATGGCCTGTTGCAACTGGCCCAGTCGGAAATGCGGCAGCAGGAATTTACTTTCAGCCCTGTACGTATGGATGAATTGCTGATGGAGATGACCAACCTGATACACCTGAAAAATAAGGTGCCCGGTAAAGTAGATATCCAGTTTGTGAAGGTACCCGACAACGATTCGCTTGTCACCTGTTTGGGTAATGAAAACCTTTTGAAAGTATTATTCCTGAATCTGACAGATAATGCCTGTAAGTTTTCTGCAGACAATACCGCCTATATCGCGATCGATTTCTTCACCCAATACATGACCATACAGGTAAAGGATAACGGCATCGGTATTCCGCCTGCGGAGATCAATAAAATTTTCGAACCTTTCTACCGCGGACAAAATGCGCTGCAGATCCGTGGACACGGATTGGGTTTATCTATCTGTAAAAAAATTGTGCAGCTGCATCGCGGCCACATTACCGTAACGCCTAATACCGGCGGTGGTACCATCTTTACCGTGATCCTGCCACATATCTGA
- a CDS encoding response regulator transcription factor, producing the protein MQKILVVEDEVKVANAVKKGLEENGFEVDVAYDGRMGKSLAASNHYDLVILDLNLPHSNGYELCEVIRHKNNRIPVIMLTALGGMEDKMQAFELGADDYLVKPFDFRELLARIRVFLKRAGAVAAQSTQFKISIADLEIDREKKEVTRGGKKIALTAKEYQLLEFLALHKGKVISKLTIAEKVWDIDFDTGTNVIEVYMNFLRKKIDKDFDQKLLHTKTGMGYYLSEE; encoded by the coding sequence ATGCAAAAGATACTGGTTGTAGAAGATGAAGTAAAAGTGGCCAATGCCGTTAAAAAAGGGTTGGAAGAAAACGGATTTGAAGTGGATGTAGCCTATGATGGCCGCATGGGAAAAAGCCTGGCAGCCAGCAACCATTACGACCTCGTTATACTGGATCTGAACCTCCCCCACAGCAACGGCTATGAACTGTGTGAGGTGATCCGCCACAAAAACAACCGTATACCGGTGATTATGCTCACTGCCCTCGGCGGCATGGAAGATAAAATGCAGGCCTTCGAGCTGGGCGCAGATGATTACCTGGTAAAACCTTTCGACTTCCGGGAACTGCTGGCCCGCATCCGGGTATTCCTGAAACGTGCCGGCGCTGTGGCCGCACAAAGCACTCAGTTTAAAATCAGTATTGCCGACCTGGAAATAGACCGCGAGAAAAAAGAGGTCACACGGGGCGGCAAAAAAATAGCCCTCACCGCCAAAGAATATCAGCTGCTCGAATTTCTGGCCTTACATAAAGGAAAAGTCATCTCCAAACTAACCATCGCGGAAAAGGTATGGGATATCGATTTTGATACCGGTACCAACGTGATCGAAGTATACATGAATTTCCTCCGTAAGAAAATTGACAAAGATTTCGATCAGAAACTCCTGCACACGAAAACAGGTATGGGATATTATCTCTCCGAAGAATAA
- a CDS encoding ABC-F family ATP-binding cassette domain-containing protein, with amino-acid sequence MLIALQDITFEFGSRVILEDSSWHIEPGDRVGLIGLNGTGKSTLLRIINGEYSISKGSVNKSKNLTIGFFNQDLLSFETEESILTVGMMAFGKALELEKDIERITKELEESQTDELLHEFSDKLHEFEALDGYNMKHKTAQVLEGLGFTTADLDRPYNQFSGGWRMRVLLARLILQQPDVLMLDEPTNHLDLPSIEWLERYLIGYNGAVIIVSHDRYFLDRMVNKIVEVYQQQLHHYAGSYADYEVEKELRREMQQRAYDNQQDYIRQQERFIERFKAKASKAAQAQSIAKRLDKLDRVEQVDNGPSKIRINFSVDKTPGKILCTLNNISKSFGPISILKNTSAEINRGDKIALIGANGKGKSTLLRIIFGMEPMEGERVPGHNVVTSFYAQHQLESLDLNCEILDELKNFGSGRTELELRQLLGCFLFTGDDVFKKIKILSGGEKARVALAKTIISQANFLMLDEPTNHLDMNSVQMLIDALNKYDGSLVLVSHDRYFVSQTANKIWEIVDGEIKEFKGTYTEWEEWKKRMATNAPAAATTKLSQSNNNAETKKESQSQSAAANATKGAINKDVQRELQKQQKQFSQVEGQVASLKERKSNLEASLGTPEIYNDKNRFAQVENEYQDVLKYLERANQQYEQLFEKIMQLEANLTS; translated from the coding sequence ATGTTGATCGCATTACAGGACATTACATTTGAGTTTGGCTCCAGGGTGATACTGGAAGATTCTTCCTGGCATATTGAACCAGGAGACCGTGTAGGACTTATCGGATTGAACGGAACCGGTAAATCCACCCTGCTGCGCATTATCAACGGAGAATATTCTATTTCCAAAGGAAGTGTTAATAAAAGCAAAAACCTGACTATCGGCTTCTTTAACCAGGACCTCCTCAGCTTTGAAACCGAAGAATCCATCCTCACCGTAGGTATGATGGCCTTCGGCAAGGCATTGGAACTGGAAAAAGATATTGAACGTATCACCAAAGAGCTGGAAGAAAGTCAGACCGACGAACTGCTGCACGAATTCAGTGACAAGCTGCACGAATTTGAAGCACTGGACGGCTATAATATGAAGCACAAAACGGCCCAGGTACTCGAAGGCTTAGGTTTTACCACTGCCGACCTGGATCGTCCTTACAACCAGTTCTCCGGAGGATGGCGTATGCGTGTACTCCTGGCCCGCCTCATCTTACAGCAACCGGATGTACTCATGCTCGATGAGCCCACGAACCACCTGGATCTTCCCTCCATCGAATGGCTGGAAAGATACCTGATTGGTTATAACGGCGCCGTTATCATCGTTTCTCACGACCGCTATTTCCTGGATCGTATGGTCAATAAAATTGTGGAAGTATATCAGCAGCAGCTGCACCACTACGCTGGTAGCTACGCCGATTACGAAGTGGAAAAAGAACTGCGCCGGGAAATGCAGCAGCGTGCCTACGATAACCAGCAGGATTATATCCGCCAGCAGGAACGTTTCATTGAACGTTTTAAGGCAAAAGCCTCTAAAGCCGCCCAGGCGCAGAGTATTGCCAAACGACTGGATAAACTGGACCGCGTGGAACAGGTAGACAACGGCCCTTCTAAAATCAGGATCAACTTCTCCGTGGACAAAACTCCCGGTAAGATTTTATGTACCCTGAATAATATCAGCAAGAGCTTCGGTCCTATTTCTATCTTAAAAAATACCAGCGCGGAAATCAACCGCGGTGATAAAATAGCCCTGATAGGCGCCAACGGTAAAGGGAAATCCACCCTCCTCCGTATCATATTCGGTATGGAACCTATGGAAGGGGAACGGGTACCCGGTCACAACGTGGTAACCAGCTTCTATGCACAGCACCAGCTGGAATCACTGGACCTTAACTGCGAAATACTGGATGAACTGAAAAACTTTGGCAGCGGCCGCACCGAACTGGAGCTCCGGCAACTGCTGGGCTGTTTCCTCTTCACCGGCGACGATGTATTTAAGAAGATCAAGATACTCTCCGGAGGCGAAAAAGCAAGGGTGGCACTGGCTAAAACCATCATCAGCCAGGCCAACTTCCTCATGCTCGATGAGCCGACGAACCACCTGGACATGAACTCTGTACAGATGCTGATTGATGCACTGAACAAATATGATGGTAGCCTGGTACTCGTATCGCACGACCGTTATTTTGTGAGCCAGACCGCCAACAAAATCTGGGAGATTGTAGACGGAGAAATCAAGGAATTCAAAGGTACCTACACAGAATGGGAAGAGTGGAAAAAGAGAATGGCGACCAATGCCCCTGCTGCTGCTACGACCAAATTATCGCAGTCTAACAATAACGCAGAAACGAAAAAGGAAAGTCAGTCGCAATCAGCAGCTGCCAATGCCACCAAAGGCGCTATCAACAAAGATGTACAACGCGAGCTGCAAAAACAGCAAAAACAGTTCTCTCAGGTAGAAGGACAGGTAGCCAGTTTGAAAGAACGGAAAAGCAACCTGGAAGCCAGTCTTGGAACACCGGAGATCTACAATGATAAAAACAGGTTTGCCCAGGTAGAAAATGAGTACCAGGATGTACTCAAATACCTGGAAAGAGCCAATCAGCAATATGAACAATTGTTCGAGAAAATAATGCAGCTGGAAGCGAACCTGACCAGCTAA